A genomic segment from Candidatus Omnitrophota bacterium encodes:
- a CDS encoding ABC transporter ATP-binding protein: MTPGPDVLSIEGLTVRIGSRDVVSDVSLTVSAGKTTALVGESGSGKTMTAMSVIRLLPYGADITEGAIKVGDIDICTLPERDLRAIRGARIGMVFQEPFKVLNPVMRLEQQIAEPLLAHAPKERWKVSRRVMELMEMVGLAPDAVRKYPHELSGGMQQRMLLAMALACGPELLILDEPTTALDVSTQMKVLSLVRELQRSYGVGILFITHDLSLVKMMADDVFVMFKGGIVEKGPVDKVLSSPDHFYTRALLESIPRIGDARKRLPEMKGSNGYIS; encoded by the coding sequence ATGACGCCGGGGCCTGATGTCCTCAGCATAGAAGGACTGACCGTCCGTATAGGAAGCAGGGATGTCGTATCCGACGTCAGCCTTACTGTATCCGCCGGGAAGACGACGGCACTTGTGGGCGAGTCCGGTAGCGGGAAGACCATGACGGCCATGTCAGTGATCAGGCTCTTGCCGTATGGGGCGGATATCACGGAAGGCGCGATCAAGGTCGGTGATATTGATATCTGTACTTTACCGGAAAGGGATTTGAGGGCTATACGCGGAGCGCGTATCGGCATGGTTTTCCAGGAACCGTTCAAGGTCCTTAATCCTGTCATGAGGCTGGAACAGCAGATAGCGGAACCGCTCCTGGCGCACGCTCCGAAAGAACGATGGAAGGTGTCGCGGCGTGTTATGGAACTTATGGAGATGGTCGGGCTCGCTCCCGACGCGGTGAGGAAATACCCCCACGAACTTTCAGGAGGGATGCAGCAGCGTATGCTTCTGGCCATGGCGCTTGCCTGCGGACCCGAACTCCTCATATTGGATGAGCCAACTACCGCTCTTGACGTGTCCACCCAGATGAAAGTGCTGTCACTGGTAAGGGAACTACAGCGTTCGTACGGTGTGGGGATACTTTTCATAACGCATGATCTTTCCCTGGTAAAGATGATGGCGGATGATGTTTTTGTCATGTTCAAAGGCGGGATAGTGGAAAAAGGTCCGGTGGACAAGGTCTTGTCCTCTCCGGACCATTTTTACACCAGGGCTCTTTTGGAGAGCATACCCAGGATCGGGGATGCCAGGAAGAGGCTGCCTGAGATGAAAGGTTCTAATGGATATATTAGTTGA
- a CDS encoding ABC transporter permease, producing MRRYGVYIGGTIIALMVVLAVFAPKIAPYDPLHMELSTGSRVQPPSLEHFFGTDSLGRDVFSRMVFGTRISLTVAFIAVFISMSIGVVLGGISGYYGGWVDNLIMRLVEIMYCFPTFFLIMMVIAFLGPNMMNVMAVIGLTSWPGLCRLVRAEVLSLRERDFVMSARIQNVPDMRIIFRHILPNAMAPVYVSVTLSVGSAILVESALSFLGLGVQIPMPSWGNIITYGKNYIDYAWWLTFFPGMAILVTVMSFNLVGESLRERLDPVGRNRGKEAQDDAGA from the coding sequence ATGAGGAGATACGGCGTATATATAGGAGGTACGATAATCGCGCTTATGGTGGTCCTGGCGGTATTCGCCCCTAAAATAGCGCCGTATGATCCTCTCCATATGGAGCTTTCCACCGGTTCACGGGTACAACCTCCGTCATTGGAACACTTTTTCGGGACCGACAGCCTGGGGAGGGATGTGTTCAGCCGCATGGTGTTCGGCACCAGGATATCCCTGACAGTGGCTTTTATAGCCGTTTTCATCTCGATGTCCATTGGCGTGGTCCTGGGCGGGATCAGCGGTTATTACGGGGGATGGGTGGATAATCTCATCATGCGGCTTGTTGAGATAATGTATTGTTTTCCGACGTTCTTTCTTATCATGATGGTCATAGCGTTCCTTGGACCCAATATGATGAACGTCATGGCGGTCATAGGGCTCACCAGCTGGCCGGGGTTGTGCAGGCTGGTGCGGGCGGAGGTCCTGAGCCTGAGGGAAAGGGATTTCGTGATGTCCGCCAGGATACAGAACGTCCCGGATATGAGGATAATATTCCGGCATATATTGCCGAACGCGATGGCGCCTGTATATGTAAGTGTAACACTGAGTGTCGGGTCGGCCATACTTGTAGAGAGCGCTCTCAGCTTCCTGGGGCTGGGAGTGCAGATACCCATGCCAAGCTGGGGGAACATAATAACCTATGGGAAGAACTATATAGATTACGCGTGGTGGCTTACGTTCTTTCCCGGGATGGCCATACTGGTCACGGTCATGAGCTTTAATCTCGTAGGAGAATCATTGAGGGAAAGACTGGACCCCGTGGGCCGTAACAGGGGAAAGGAGGCCCAGGATGACGCCGGGGCCTGA
- the gap gene encoding type I glyceraldehyde-3-phosphate dehydrogenase: protein MAVKVGINGFGRIGRMVFRIMQERGGFDVVAINDLTDAKTLAHLLKYDSVHGKFKGTVEAKEKSIVVNGKEIEILSIKNPAELPWGARGVQVVVESTGVFRAKEQLDLHIKAGAKKVLLTVPSKDQIDNTIVLGVNDADLKAEDKIVSNASCTTNCLAPMVKVLHKTFGIKRGLMTTVHAYTNDQSILDLPHKDLRRARAACESIIPTTTGAAKAVGVVMPELKGKLNGGAMRVPVKDGSVVDLVVELEKNATVEEVNAAMKKAAEGELKGILEYTTDPIVSFDIIGNPHSCIFDALSTMTMGDNLLKVIGWYDNEWGYSNRVVDLVAKLAK, encoded by the coding sequence ATGGCAGTAAAAGTAGGTATCAATGGGTTTGGTAGGATAGGCAGAATGGTCTTCAGGATAATGCAGGAACGCGGCGGGTTCGATGTCGTAGCGATAAACGACCTTACGGACGCCAAAACGCTCGCGCACCTCTTGAAGTATGATTCCGTCCACGGCAAGTTCAAGGGAACGGTCGAGGCGAAAGAGAAATCCATAGTGGTTAACGGCAAGGAAATAGAGATACTCAGCATTAAGAACCCCGCCGAGCTTCCGTGGGGAGCCAGGGGCGTACAGGTAGTTGTCGAGTCCACTGGTGTATTCCGGGCCAAGGAACAGCTTGACCTGCATATCAAGGCGGGCGCCAAGAAGGTGCTCTTGACAGTACCGTCAAAGGACCAGATAGACAACACTATAGTGCTTGGGGTGAATGACGCCGATCTCAAGGCCGAGGACAAGATAGTATCCAACGCGTCATGTACGACCAATTGTCTCGCCCCGATGGTGAAAGTGCTCCATAAGACCTTTGGTATCAAGAGGGGGCTTATGACCACTGTGCACGCGTACACCAATGACCAGAGCATATTGGACCTGCCCCACAAGGATCTCAGGAGAGCGCGCGCGGCATGTGAAAGTATCATACCGACCACTACCGGCGCGGCTAAGGCGGTAGGGGTGGTAATGCCGGAACTTAAGGGCAAGCTTAACGGCGGAGCCATGAGAGTTCCCGTAAAAGACGGTTCCGTAGTGGACCTGGTGGTCGAGCTTGAAAAGAACGCTACCGTGGAAGAAGTGAACGCCGCTATGAAAAAAGCGGCCGAAGGCGAGCTGAAGGGTATATTGGAATATACGACGGACCCGATAGTGTCATTTGATATAATCGGTAACCCGCATTCCTGTATATTTGACGCGCTTTCGACCATGACGATGGGTGACAACCTGTTGAAGGTCATAGGTTGGTACGATAACGAATGGGGTTACTCCAACCGGGTCGTGGATCTGGTCGCAAAACTCGCGAAGTGA
- a CDS encoding ATP-binding cassette domain-containing protein, giving the protein MDILVEAIGVSKVFRRSGNTAIPGHDRVIRAVDGIDLVVRRGGTFGIVGESGSGKSTIARMITGVIMPDEGKITVNCSLDMVFQDPYNSLNPRMTVGDIVGEPLFIKGMNKTDRRKMVSEALGRVRLSRPGIEEKFPHEFSGGERQRIAIARAIIHGPELIVLDEPVSSLDVSIQAGILNLFKDIQEQMGTTYIFISHDLRVVEFMADEVAVLNKGKIVEQADRETLYRAPRHPYTKTLLSAIPMI; this is encoded by the coding sequence ATGGATATATTAGTTGAGGCGATCGGCGTAAGTAAAGTTTTTCGAAGATCCGGGAACACGGCCATCCCGGGACATGACAGGGTCATCCGCGCGGTGGATGGTATAGACCTTGTCGTGCGAAGAGGCGGGACCTTCGGTATAGTGGGGGAATCCGGATCAGGAAAATCCACCATTGCACGCATGATCACGGGGGTGATCATGCCGGATGAGGGGAAGATAACCGTGAATTGTAGCCTGGATATGGTCTTTCAGGACCCGTACAATTCCCTTAACCCGAGGATGACGGTCGGGGACATAGTAGGGGAACCCCTGTTCATAAAAGGTATGAACAAAACCGACAGGCGGAAAATGGTGTCGGAAGCCTTGGGCAGGGTGCGGCTCTCCCGCCCGGGGATCGAGGAAAAATTCCCACATGAGTTCTCTGGCGGAGAACGGCAAAGGATAGCGATAGCAAGGGCAATAATACATGGTCCGGAGCTGATAGTTCTGGATGAACCGGTATCCAGCCTGGATGTTTCCATACAGGCCGGGATACTTAATCTTTTCAAGGATATACAGGAGCAGATGGGGACGACCTATATCTTTATATCGCATGATCTTAGGGTCGTAGAATTCATGGCGGACGAGGTCGCGGTACTGAACAAGGGTAAGATAGTCGAACAGGCGGATAGGGAGACCCTGTACCGCGCTCCCAGGCATCCGTACACAAAGACATTACTTTCGGCCATACCCATGATCTGA
- a CDS encoding ABC transporter permease: protein MGKYLLKRCLMIVPMLLGISFILFIVMHVAPGDPASIRYGLNPEISGEARDDFNRMFDLDKPVLEQYVLWMKRFVLFDFGGSLIDGRPVKEKIAERIPATLLLQFTSLVIIFLIAVPVGVISAVRKGGGFDRTATLLMFIGYAMPTFWLALILILFFGVDLRWFPISGMTPWYAEYLGGAARLRDLVWHMVLPVTATAFGSLASLSRYTRASVIEVMREPYILAARAKGLSENRVIFVHALRNALLPVITVMGLTLPALVSGSFIFESIFAWPGMGRLGYEAIMNYDYPVIMGVGVLSTFLTLVGIFLADILYAVADPRIRFGRRD from the coding sequence ATGGGAAAATATTTGCTCAAAAGATGTCTAATGATAGTGCCTATGCTCTTAGGCATATCATTCATACTGTTCATCGTTATGCATGTGGCCCCCGGAGATCCCGCCAGCATAAGATACGGGCTTAACCCGGAGATATCCGGGGAAGCCAGGGATGATTTCAACAGGATGTTCGATCTTGATAAGCCTGTTCTTGAGCAATATGTATTATGGATGAAGCGGTTCGTTCTTTTTGATTTCGGGGGATCGCTTATTGATGGACGTCCGGTAAAGGAGAAGATAGCCGAAAGGATACCGGCGACACTACTCCTCCAGTTCACGAGCCTTGTCATCATCTTTCTGATAGCCGTGCCTGTAGGGGTGATAAGCGCGGTCCGTAAAGGCGGTGGGTTCGACCGGACGGCCACTCTACTGATGTTCATCGGTTATGCCATGCCCACGTTCTGGCTCGCGCTCATACTTATCCTTTTTTTCGGAGTGGACCTCAGGTGGTTCCCGATATCCGGTATGACCCCATGGTACGCCGAGTATCTTGGTGGTGCCGCCCGTTTAAGGGACCTTGTCTGGCATATGGTGCTTCCCGTGACCGCCACGGCTTTCGGTTCGCTGGCCTCACTTTCCAGGTACACCCGGGCCAGCGTTATAGAGGTCATGCGGGAGCCGTATATCCTGGCGGCCAGGGCAAAGGGACTCAGTGAGAACCGGGTCATTTTCGTGCACGCCTTAAGGAACGCGCTCTTACCTGTGATAACCGTGATGGGACTAACACTGCCGGCGCTTGTTTCCGGGAGCTTTATATTCGAATCCATATTCGCGTGGCCCGGGATGGGGAGGCTGGGGTACGAGGCGATAATGAACTACGATTATCCTGTGATAATGGGGGTAGGCGTACTTTCCACTTTTCTTACGCTCGTGGGTATATTCCTTGCGGATATCCTTTACGCGGTCGCCGACCCGCGCATAAGGTTCGGGAGGAGGGATTGA
- the tpiA gene encoding triose-phosphate isomerase, which translates to MRKPIIAGNWKMYKDVNEAVELANAIKRGAYDVDNVEMVVCPPSVDLGEVGEMLSDSNVGVGGQNCYWEKEGAFTGEVSVHMLKSVGCKYVIIGHSERRKYFGETDETVNLKVKSAIDGGLIPIMCVGETLEEREAGKTMEVVRTQVTGGLKGFSEAYIDTLIIAYEPVWAIGTGRTATPEQAQEVHAMIRCLLSEMYSEALSDSIRVLYGGSVKPDNVEKLMQEKDIDGGLIGGASLKAESFLDMVKTTSKLYSQK; encoded by the coding sequence ATGCGCAAACCGATAATAGCCGGTAACTGGAAGATGTATAAAGATGTCAACGAGGCCGTTGAGCTGGCGAACGCTATAAAGCGAGGGGCCTACGACGTGGATAATGTGGAAATGGTGGTTTGCCCGCCTTCCGTTGACCTGGGAGAAGTAGGGGAAATGCTGAGTGATAGCAATGTAGGTGTCGGGGGACAGAATTGTTATTGGGAAAAAGAAGGCGCGTTCACCGGTGAGGTGTCCGTTCATATGCTGAAGAGTGTCGGATGTAAATACGTGATAATCGGGCATTCCGAGAGGCGTAAATATTTCGGGGAAACGGACGAGACGGTTAACCTGAAGGTCAAGTCCGCCATAGATGGCGGGCTTATCCCGATAATGTGTGTAGGCGAGACCCTGGAGGAAAGAGAGGCCGGCAAGACCATGGAAGTGGTCCGGACCCAGGTCACTGGAGGGCTGAAAGGTTTCAGTGAAGCTTACATAGATACTTTGATAATCGCGTACGAGCCCGTGTGGGCTATCGGTACGGGGAGAACGGCGACTCCGGAACAGGCACAGGAAGTTCACGCCATGATACGCTGTTTATTGTCCGAGATGTATTCCGAGGCTCTTTCGGACAGCATACGGGTGCTTTACGGTGGCAGCGTAAAACCGGATAATGTTGAGAAACTCATGCAGGAAAAGGATATAGACGGCGGGCTCATAGGTGGGGCAAGCCTGAAAGCGGAGAGCTTCCTCGATATGGTAAAGACCACATCGAAACTGTATTCTCAAAAATAA
- a CDS encoding peptide-binding protein, whose product MLPFFYADAATASRTPRDAYVSAGTGDARILIPFLADDVASSSICGMVYNGLTKVDKDLTVVPDLAESWVVSADGLSITFKLRDGVKWHDGRPFSANDVKFTFETILDPATGCPYTGAYKDIKSIKVEDSRTITFEYAAPYAPALLKLGMGIIPEHIFSEVGDMRSSPHARDPIGTGPYKFIRWRTGEYILLEANTEYFGGCPGIKRYVYRIIPDESVQFLELITESIDSMDLNPYQYVYRSGGDSFKRRINKYKYLAHAYTYVGYNLRDPLFSDRNVRIALSLAINRGNIIDSVLLGQGERCDGPFIKGTAYYDDNVEEYVYDPDKAKRLLMNAGWADVDNDGVLEKDGMEFHVRLITNQGNQVREDVATMIQSDWAAIGIKTDIQVVAWAAFLDQFVKGGKFQAVLLGWTLPADPDPYAVWHSSSAGENGLNLISYSDPEVDRLIEEGRREFDPARRGEIYRAIHSRIHDAAPYTFLFYPYAEPAINSRFNGIRPEPAGISYNFVEWYVDDNKVKYAF is encoded by the coding sequence ATGTTACCGTTCTTTTATGCCGATGCCGCGACTGCTTCACGTACACCGCGGGATGCTTATGTTTCGGCAGGCACGGGGGACGCGCGCATACTGATCCCTTTTCTGGCGGACGATGTGGCGTCCAGCTCGATATGCGGTATGGTATATAACGGCCTGACAAAGGTCGATAAGGACCTTACGGTAGTCCCGGACCTGGCGGAGAGCTGGGTGGTGTCGGCGGACGGTCTTTCCATAACATTCAAGTTGCGTGATGGCGTGAAATGGCACGATGGCAGGCCTTTTTCGGCGAATGACGTCAAGTTCACGTTCGAGACCATCTTGGACCCCGCGACAGGGTGCCCTTATACGGGAGCATACAAGGATATAAAGAGCATAAAAGTGGAAGATAGCCGTACCATAACGTTCGAGTATGCCGCTCCATACGCTCCAGCGTTACTTAAACTGGGTATGGGGATAATCCCCGAGCATATATTTTCCGAAGTGGGCGATATGAGGTCATCGCCCCATGCCAGGGACCCTATAGGGACAGGACCGTACAAGTTCATCAGGTGGAGGACGGGCGAGTATATATTACTCGAGGCTAATACGGAATACTTCGGGGGATGCCCCGGGATAAAAAGATATGTCTACAGGATAATACCGGATGAATCGGTACAGTTCCTTGAGCTGATCACCGAAAGTATAGATTCCATGGACCTCAACCCTTATCAGTACGTATACCGCTCTGGCGGTGATAGTTTCAAACGGAGGATCAATAAATATAAATATCTGGCCCATGCATACACGTATGTCGGATATAATCTCAGGGATCCCCTCTTTTCTGACAGGAACGTACGTATCGCCCTGAGTCTTGCCATAAACCGCGGGAATATCATCGATTCGGTCCTCCTGGGCCAGGGTGAGCGTTGTGACGGGCCCTTCATCAAGGGCACCGCGTATTATGACGATAACGTGGAGGAATATGTATACGACCCGGATAAAGCTAAGCGTTTGCTCATGAATGCCGGGTGGGCGGATGTGGACAACGATGGTGTGCTTGAAAAGGACGGCATGGAGTTCCATGTAAGACTTATCACAAATCAGGGCAACCAGGTACGTGAGGATGTGGCTACCATGATACAGTCGGATTGGGCCGCTATAGGGATAAAGACCGATATACAGGTGGTGGCCTGGGCGGCATTCCTGGACCAGTTCGTGAAGGGCGGCAAGTTCCAGGCGGTGCTTTTAGGCTGGACCCTCCCCGCGGACCCGGACCCTTACGCGGTATGGCATTCATCATCGGCTGGAGAGAACGGGCTTAACCTGATATCATACTCCGATCCGGAGGTGGATAGGTTGATAGAAGAGGGCAGGAGGGAGTTCGACCCGGCCAGAAGAGGGGAGATATACCGGGCCATACATTCCCGTATACACGATGCCGCGCCGTATACTTTCCTTTTTTATCCTTACGCTGAACCTGCCATCAACTCCAGGTTCAACGGGATACGTCCGGAACCCGCGGGAATAAGTTATAATTTCGTGGAGTGGTATGTGGATGATAACAAAGTGAAATACGCGTTCTGA
- the leuC gene encoding 3-isopropylmalate dehydratase large subunit, whose product MGHTITEKILLAHLPGMKDIAPGDYVMANIDLCLGNDITSPIAIREFRELGLKKVFNQNRIVLVPDHFLPAKDMQSANQAKILKDFCREFGISNYFELGQMGVEHALLPERGLVLPGDLIIGADSHTCTHGALGAFTTGMGSTDLAYAMAFGECWLKVPETILLRFTGKPRKWVTGKDLILHAISDLGVAGALGKALEITGSAIETLEMDDRFSMCNMAIEAGAKNGVIAPDKITEKYVKAAIRKYKPSRKTYKLYSSDKDAVYSDVREYDVSKLEPVVAAPHLPSNGKPVRDYKDVKVDQVVIGSCTNGRISDLKTTAAVLKNKKTDPNTRLVVIPATQAIYEEAVDEGYAETIIRAGGVFCTPSCGPCLGGHMGILAEGETAISTTNRNFVGRMGHPKSFVYLSNPAVAAASAVKGRITHPSDL is encoded by the coding sequence ATGGGTCATACAATAACCGAAAAAATATTATTAGCTCATCTGCCGGGCATGAAGGATATAGCGCCGGGTGATTATGTAATGGCTAATATAGATCTGTGCCTGGGTAATGATATCACAAGTCCAATAGCCATAAGAGAGTTCCGGGAATTGGGCCTGAAAAAAGTATTTAACCAGAATCGTATAGTACTTGTGCCCGACCATTTTTTACCCGCTAAAGATATGCAGAGCGCTAATCAGGCGAAAATACTCAAGGATTTCTGCCGTGAGTTCGGGATATCCAATTATTTTGAGCTGGGCCAAATGGGGGTAGAACACGCTCTTTTGCCGGAAAGGGGATTAGTGCTCCCGGGTGACCTGATAATAGGAGCGGATTCACATACGTGTACGCACGGGGCTTTAGGCGCGTTCACTACGGGGATGGGTAGTACGGACCTGGCTTACGCCATGGCTTTTGGGGAGTGCTGGCTGAAAGTCCCGGAGACCATACTTCTCCGGTTCACGGGTAAACCCCGAAAATGGGTCACGGGGAAGGACCTTATCTTGCACGCCATATCCGATCTCGGGGTGGCCGGGGCACTTGGAAAGGCTCTGGAGATAACGGGTAGCGCCATAGAAACGCTTGAGATGGATGACAGGTTCTCCATGTGTAACATGGCGATAGAGGCCGGGGCAAAGAACGGGGTGATAGCGCCGGACAAGATAACCGAAAAATATGTGAAGGCCGCGATCCGGAAGTATAAACCGTCGCGGAAGACCTATAAGCTTTACTCGAGTGATAAGGACGCGGTATATTCCGATGTGAGGGAATATGACGTGTCAAAACTGGAGCCGGTCGTGGCGGCCCCGCATCTTCCTTCCAACGGTAAACCGGTAAGGGATTATAAGGATGTCAAAGTGGACCAGGTCGTCATAGGTTCATGTACTAACGGCAGGATAAGTGACCTCAAGACCACGGCCGCTGTCCTGAAGAACAAGAAGACTGACCCGAATACCAGACTGGTAGTGATACCGGCGACACAGGCCATATACGAGGAAGCCGTGGATGAGGGATACGCGGAGACCATCATACGCGCGGGCGGGGTGTTCTGTACTCCCAGCTGCGGGCCATGTCTAGGCGGGCATATGGGCATATTGGCCGAAGGCGAGACGGCGATATCGACCACCAACCGGAATTTCGTGGGCCGCATGGGGCACCCGAAAAGTTTTGTTTATCTTTCTAACCCGGCCGTAGCGGCCGCCAGCGCGGTAAAGGGACGGATAACGCATCCCTCTGACCTGTGA
- the secG gene encoding preprotein translocase subunit SecG: MFILLVIVHVIVCIVLIATILLQAGRGGGLTEALGGGEMAQSILGTQAPEMLKKATEVCAILFIITSLALGMVTARSGKSLFDTARVDRTVMPVSTEVPAGDDSAGQKAQEAATEVVTTVQEQSGGYEEGMPAESNVEVK; this comes from the coding sequence ATGTTCATACTGCTGGTTATTGTCCATGTTATAGTATGTATAGTGCTCATAGCCACGATCTTGCTGCAGGCGGGACGCGGCGGTGGACTTACGGAAGCATTAGGCGGAGGGGAGATGGCACAGTCCATTCTTGGGACCCAGGCACCCGAAATGCTTAAGAAGGCTACGGAAGTGTGCGCTATTCTTTTCATCATTACGTCGCTGGCGCTTGGTATGGTCACCGCGCGTAGTGGAAAGTCGCTTTTTGACACGGCGCGTGTGGATCGGACGGTAATGCCGGTGTCCACGGAAGTGCCCGCGGGCGACGACTCTGCCGGGCAAAAGGCCCAGGAGGCCGCGACGGAGGTTGTCACGACCGTTCAGGAGCAGTCGGGCGGATACGAGGAAGGTATGCCGGCCGAGAGCAATGTTGAGGTCAAATAG
- a CDS encoding phosphoglycerate kinase: MKKTLTDVEIKGKRVLMRADFNVPLDDKRNITDDSRIKAAMPSIEYILKEGGKLVLMSHLGRPKGEVKPEFSLDPVAARLSELLGKTVKKLNDCVGDEVLRTVNAMNEGDVVLLENLRFHKEETKNDPEFSKQLASLGDVFVNDAFGTCHRAHSSTAGVAEFLPAVAGFLVQKEIEYFEKVTKHPEKPFCLILGGAKVADKIPVIENMLDKVEYLLIGGAMAYTFLRSRLKGIGASRVENDMVDTVNKIFEKASQKKVSIFLPQDHVVAQEVSETAKRKTVKEHIPDGWIGLDIGPDTIKKYKSVLKDSKTIVWNGPMGLFEMKPFMKGTKELATFIAGLDATTVIGGGDTAAAVNALKLGNKMSHMSTGGGASLEYLEGKELPGIAVLQDK, encoded by the coding sequence ATGAAAAAGACGCTCACGGATGTCGAGATAAAGGGTAAAAGGGTTCTTATGCGTGCCGATTTCAATGTTCCCTTGGATGACAAGAGGAACATAACCGATGACAGCAGGATAAAGGCTGCCATGCCTTCGATCGAGTACATCCTGAAAGAAGGCGGTAAACTGGTGCTTATGAGCCATCTCGGCAGACCTAAGGGCGAGGTCAAACCGGAATTCTCTCTTGACCCGGTTGCCGCCAGATTGTCCGAGCTTCTCGGCAAGACGGTGAAAAAACTGAACGATTGTGTCGGGGACGAGGTTCTTAGGACGGTCAATGCCATGAATGAAGGGGATGTTGTCCTCCTGGAGAACCTGAGGTTCCATAAAGAGGAGACCAAGAACGACCCGGAATTCTCAAAGCAACTGGCTTCCCTGGGGGATGTGTTCGTTAATGACGCTTTTGGCACGTGTCATAGGGCACATTCGTCAACCGCGGGTGTAGCTGAATTTCTTCCGGCGGTGGCGGGTTTCCTCGTACAGAAAGAGATAGAATATTTCGAAAAGGTCACCAAACATCCGGAGAAGCCTTTCTGCCTGATACTTGGCGGGGCGAAAGTGGCGGATAAGATCCCGGTCATCGAGAACATGCTTGATAAGGTTGAATACCTGCTTATCGGTGGGGCTATGGCCTATACATTCCTCAGATCAAGACTTAAGGGGATCGGGGCCTCAAGGGTGGAGAACGACATGGTCGATACCGTGAACAAGATATTCGAGAAAGCCAGCCAGAAAAAGGTGAGCATCTTCCTGCCCCAGGACCATGTGGTCGCGCAGGAAGTGAGCGAGACGGCGAAAAGGAAGACCGTAAAGGAACATATCCCGGATGGGTGGATAGGCTTGGACATAGGGCCTGATACCATCAAGAAGTATAAATCCGTGCTTAAGGATTCAAAGACCATAGTATGGAACGGGCCTATGGGGCTCTTTGAGATGAAACCCTTCATGAAGGGGACGAAAGAACTGGCGACATTCATCGCCGGCTTGGACGCGACCACCGTTATCGGGGGCGGGGATACCGCCGCGGCCGTGAACGCCCTCAAGCTGGGGAATAAGATGTCGCATATGTCGACCGGCGGAGGCGCCTCTCTGGAGTATCTTGAAGGCAAGGAATTGCCGGGGATAGCGGTACTCCAGGACAAGTGA